From the Candidatus Limnocylindria bacterium genome, the window CTCGCCGTAGATCCGCGCGCCGCGGGCCCGGGCGTGACCCAGCTCCTCCAGCACCACCACCGCGGCGCCTTCGGAGAGCACGAAGCCGTCGCGGTCCTTGTCGAACGGACGCGAGGCCGCCTCGGGGTCGTCGTTGCGGCGACTGGTCGCGTGCATGGCCGAGAACGCCGCGATCCCGATGGCGAGCACGGCCGCCTCGGATCCGCCAACGACCATCACGTCGGCCTGGCCGCGGCGGATGATGTCCCCGCCCTCGCCGATCGCGTGGGAGCTCGAGGCGCACGCGGACACGTGGGTCAGGCTGGGTCCCTTCAGGCCGAACTGCATCGAGACCTGCGCCGACGCAGCGTTCGCCATCAACATCGGCACGAGGAACGGCGACAGACGCGCTGGGCCGCGCCGCTCCATCAACAGGATGCCGTCGATGAGCGTTTCCAGGCCGCCCACTCCGGTCGCGATCGCCGTGCCGATCCGCTCTGGATCCGCGATCTTATCGAGCTTCGCGTCTCTCAGCGCCTGGCTCGCGGCGGCGACCGCGTAGTGCGTGAACCGATCCGTGCGTCTCACGTCCTTCCGATCCATGTAGACGCTCGCGTCGAAGTCTTTGACCTCGCCGGCGATCTGCGTTCCGTACGGCGAAGGATCGAAACGGGTGATCCGTGCCAGACCGCTGCGGCCGCTGGTGAGGGCGTCCCAAGTCGTCTCGACGTCCAGACCCAGGGGCGTCACCGTGCCCATGCCGGTGACGACGACCCGTCGGGTCACCGCGATATGACTTGGTGCGCGCGATCGCTCAGGGTGCGGAGCGCGCCGGCGAGCGATCCGGTGTCGGACACGTTGACGAGCTTCACGTCGGCGATGCGCTTGACCAGTCCGTTCACGACCTGACCGGCGCCGATCTCGACGAACGTTGACGTGCCGCGCTCGACCATGTAGCGAACCGACTTGAGCCACTCGACGCGATTCGACAGGTGGCGTACGAGCGCCTCCTGGATCGCAGCGCCGTTCGGATGCGGAAGCGCGCTCACGTTCGCGACGATCGGGACGACCGGCTCGCGGAAGCGCAGCGTCTGCATGAAGGCGCGGAGGTCGGGGCCGATGCGACCCATGTCCGGAAAATGGAACGGCGCCGAGATCCGCAAGGGGACGATCTTCCTCGCGCCGCCCTTCTCGAGCGCAGCTGTCACCGCGCGAATGCCCGCATCGTCACCGGCGATCGTGACCTGTTTTGGACCGTTGTCGTTCGCGACGACCACGCGGCCCGGTTCAACGGTCTCAGCGATCACACGCTCGACGTCTGCGGCGGACAGGCCGACGATCGCGGCCATCGCTCCGCGCGCGCCCCGCGTGGAGGCGAGCTTGCCGCGCTCCGCGACGAGTCGCAGCGCGTCGGAGAAAGGCAGCACGCCCGCGATCACGAGTGCCGTGAACTCACCGAGCGAATGTCCCGCGACGAACGCCGGGCGCATGTGCTCCGGCAGCGCCATCACGCCACGCGGCTCGCTGCCGTCCGTCACGCGACGCCCGACCTTATGCGTCACCGACTCCACCATCGCCTCGAACAACGCGATGCTGGTCGCGAGGATCGCTGGTTGCGCCACGGTCGTCTCGTTCAGACGGTCAGCCGGCCCGTCGAAACAGACCTCGGAGAGCTTGTATCCGAGCACGCGGTCGGCCTCTTCGAAGATCGCGCGCGCGGCGGCGGAGGTCTCGTACACGTCGCGGCCCATGCCGACGGTCTGAGAGCCTTGCCCAGGAAAAACGAACGCGAGAGCGGTCAAGAGAACTGAAGCGTACCAGCGGAGCCTCTCTGCGTCGAGCACGTTCTTTACGATTCGTTACAGTGCTACTGCAGTGAATTCTCGTACGTATGTACAGCGCGAACGCGCGCGCAAAGTCGCGCGTACGAGCGCGGCGATCGAGAGCGCCGCGCTCCGCGAGGTCGCCCGTCGCGGCTACCACGCCCTCCGCATGACCGACGTCGCGCGGCGCGCGCACGTCGCGCCACGCACGCTCTACCTGCACGCCCTATCGAAGGAGCGGCTCGTGGAGCAAGCGCTGCGACGTCGCGCCACGGCGCAGATCGCACGAGTCGAGCGCTGGCGACCCAGGTCTGACGTGCCCGACTCGATATTGAACGAGCTCGTCGCGCTGCACGACCGCGAGTACCGCGTCGAATCGGTGCTGCTCGAGACCCTCGTCGACGGCGCGCTGCCACGCGCAGTGGCGGCGCCGCTACGCGATCTCGACAACGTGCGGCTTGCGCTCATCACACGGACGATGAACGACCTCGCACGTCGGGGCGCGCTCCGCGTCCGCGCCGGCGACGCCATCGCACTCGCGCACGCGCTGCTCTCGTACCCGACGTGGCGCACGGCGCTCACGGGTCCGGCACGGCGTCGCGCACCACGTCTTGTCGCGGCCGCGCTGCGCAGCGCGGTGCTGTGAGCGCTTGGGCGCCTGATTAGTCTCTGACCGTGGCAGGCGTCGCAACGGCGACTCGCACGAGGAAGCCGCGCAGTCGCGCCTCGGCCATCGCGTGGTCGCTTGTGGGCCTCTACGTGGTGCTCGTGATCGTCGGTTTTCGCTTCTTCTCCGAAGCCGCCTCGATCGAGCTCGCCGACGTCTGGGTGTTCTTCGCGATGTTGTGGTTCGCCGTGATCGGAGCGCTCATCGTCGGCCGGCATCAACGGCATCCCATCGGCTGGATGTTCTGCGGGACGGCCCTCAGCTTCGCGGCGGCGTTGTTCGCGCAGGCCTACGCGATCGTGGCGATCAGCGCTGAGCACCGAGGGCTGCCGCTCGGTCAGTTGATGGCATGGCTCGGCTTCTGGATCTCCATGCCCGGGACAGCGGTCATCGCGCTCTTTCTGCCGCTGCTCTTTCCGGACGGCCAGCTCCCTTCGCGTCGCTGGCGTCCGATCGCGTGGGCAGCGGGCGCGCTCGTTGTCGTCGCGGTCCTCGCCACGATGTTCAGGCCCCGCTCGTACGCGGGCTTCGCCCTCGTGCGAAATCCGCTCGGTATCGAGGGCTGGGACGACCTGTTCGAGTTCGTCGACGTCGCGACGAACATCGTCTTCGCCCTGCTCATCGTCGTGACGTCGCTGGCCTTGTTCGAGCGGATGCGCCGAGCGGGCCCGGAGGAGCGACTCCAGATCCGCTGGTTCGTCTTTGCCGGCGTCATCGTCGTCCTCGGTTTCCTGAGCGACCTGCTGCACGGCCTCGTCCCGGAGATGCAGGACGTGAGCCTGCTCCTGACCGTTGCGGCTGTCACGGCGCTTCCGGCCGCGGTGGGCATCGCGATTCTGCGCTATCGCCTTTACGAGATCGACGTGATCATCAACCGCACCCTCGTCTACGGGTTGCTCACCGCGGTGCTGGCCGGCCTCTATACCGCCGCGCTGGCACTCTTCCAACGGCTGTTCGTCGCCATCACCGGTCAGAGCTCCGACCTGGCGATCGTGATGACGCTGTTCGTGCTCGCGACGGTCTTCACGCCGATCAAGAACTCACTGCAGACGACGGTCGATGGTCGCCTCAAGCCCACTAAGACGGATGCGACCGAGGCATTGGCGACCGGTCTCGACGACCTCATGAGGCTCGCGGAGTTGCACCGCCACGGCGTCCTCACGGATGAGGAGTTCAGCGCGAAGAAGCGGCAGATCCTGGGGATCTAGGAGCTTCGTCCGGCGCGAGCCCGCGGACTATGTTCGCTCTATCTCGAGCCTGCCCTTGACTCCGTTGAGCTCACCATCCCATTGGTGCCCCCGGCCGATCACGCCGCGCTTCAGATCCGTTGCCAGCACCTCGCCGGCGAGGAAGTCACGGAAGCGTTCGACCGCCTCACTCAGCGCGCCCTCGTAGCGCAGCGTGATGCGGTCGGCGATGTCGAGGGCGGCTTCCTTTCGCAGGGTGTTCACGTGATGCGCGATCTCCCGCGCCAGTCCCTCGGCTTCGAGCTCCGGCGTGATGTCGGTCACGAGCGCCGCGATCGCTCCGGCCTCGCGGCCGACCGCGTGTCCAGGCGTGCCCTCGTGACTCACGAGCACCTCGCTGGGGGAGAGGGTGAAGCCCTCGACGAGGGTGTTGCCGTCGCTTGTGGTGAACCGCCCCTCCGCGAGCGCCTGACGTACTCGAGGCAGGTCTTTGCCGAGTTTTGGACCAAGCGCCTTCAGCTCCGGCTTCACCGTCTCGCGCACCAGCCCCTTGGCGTCGTCACGTACTTCGAATGCCTTCACGTTGAGCTCGTCGCGGATGATCGACGCGAGCTCTTCCTGTCCGTCCAGCGCCCCACGGTCGCGGTCGTTCGGATCGAAGACCGCGATCAGCTTGGGCAGCGGCGTACGCACCTTGGTCTTCGCGGATGACCGCGCGGTGCGACCG encodes:
- a CDS encoding ACP S-malonyltransferase, whose amino-acid sequence is MTALAFVFPGQGSQTVGMGRDVYETSAAARAIFEEADRVLGYKLSEVCFDGPADRLNETTVAQPAILATSIALFEAMVESVTHKVGRRVTDGSEPRGVMALPEHMRPAFVAGHSLGEFTALVIAGVLPFSDALRLVAERGKLASTRGARGAMAAIVGLSAADVERVIAETVEPGRVVVANDNGPKQVTIAGDDAGIRAVTAALEKGGARKIVPLRISAPFHFPDMGRIGPDLRAFMQTLRFREPVVPIVANVSALPHPNGAAIQEALVRHLSNRVEWLKSVRYMVERGTSTFVEIGAGQVVNGLVKRIADVKLVNVSDTGSLAGALRTLSDRAHQVISR
- a CDS encoding helix-turn-helix domain-containing protein, whose product is MNSRTYVQRERARKVARTSAAIESAALREVARRGYHALRMTDVARRAHVAPRTLYLHALSKERLVEQALRRRATAQIARVERWRPRSDVPDSILNELVALHDREYRVESVLLETLVDGALPRAVAAPLRDLDNVRLALITRTMNDLARRGALRVRAGDAIALAHALLSYPTWRTALTGPARRRAPRLVAAALRSAVL
- a CDS encoding beta-ketoacyl synthase N-terminal-like domain-containing protein, with amino-acid sequence MTRRVVVTGMGTVTPLGLDVETTWDALTSGRSGLARITRFDPSPYGTQIAGEVKDFDASVYMDRKDVRRTDRFTHYAVAAASQALRDAKLDKIADPERIGTAIATGVGGLETLIDGILLMERRGPARLSPFLVPMLMANAASAQVSMQFGLKGPSLTHVSACASSSHAIGEGGDIIRRGQADVMVVGGSEAAVLAIGIAAFSAMHATSRRNDDPEAASRPFDKDRDGFVLSEGAAVVVLEELGHARARGARIYGE
- a CDS encoding SHOCT domain-containing protein, with amino-acid sequence MAGVATATRTRKPRSRASAIAWSLVGLYVVLVIVGFRFFSEAASIELADVWVFFAMLWFAVIGALIVGRHQRHPIGWMFCGTALSFAAALFAQAYAIVAISAEHRGLPLGQLMAWLGFWISMPGTAVIALFLPLLFPDGQLPSRRWRPIAWAAGALVVVAVLATMFRPRSYAGFALVRNPLGIEGWDDLFEFVDVATNIVFALLIVVTSLALFERMRRAGPEERLQIRWFVFAGVIVVLGFLSDLLHGLVPEMQDVSLLLTVAAVTALPAAVGIAILRYRLYEIDVIINRTLVYGLLTAVLAGLYTAALALFQRLFVAITGQSSDLAIVMTLFVLATVFTPIKNSLQTTVDGRLKPTKTDATEALATGLDDLMRLAELHRHGVLTDEEFSAKKRQILGI